One genomic segment of Synchiropus splendidus isolate RoL2022-P1 chromosome 16, RoL_Sspl_1.0, whole genome shotgun sequence includes these proteins:
- the tbpl2 gene encoding TATA box-binding protein-like 2 isoform X2: MDELALERYFDDSIANDSGFTAEEGLRSPSQPDPDPPQKPGDDKEADDLDLSFLPDELSTQEDAGEASPSQGLDLHMDQDSGIFPQSSADKAESWQGPPDSAATRTPTTSGPVSCSTAPGSGTFCPMTPMTPMTPVTERSGIIPQLQNIVSTVNLGCPLNLKFIALQARNAEYNPKRFAAVIMRIREPRTTALIFSSGKMVCTGAKSEEQSRLASRKYARVVQKLGFPARFMDFKIQNMVASCDVFFPIRLEGLVLTHQQFSSYEPELFPGLIYRMVKPRIVLLIFVSGKVVLTGAKERGEIYEAFENIYPILRGFRKQ, translated from the exons ATGGACGAGCTGGCGCTGGAGCGCTACTTTGACGATTCCATCGCAAAC GACTCTGGCTTCACGGCGGAGGAGGGTCTCCGCAGTCCCTCACAGCCGGACCCGGACCCTCCACAGAAACCTGGAGACGACAAAGAAGCCGATGATCTGGACCTGAGTTTTCTGCCAGATGAGCTCAGCACTCAAGAGGATGCGG GTGAGGCGTCACCGAGCCAAGGTTTGGACCTGCACATGGACCAGGATAGTGGGATCTTCCCCCAAAGTTCAGCAGATAAAGCAGAGTCCTGGCAGGGCCCACCGGACTCCGCAGCCACCAGGACCCCGACCACATCAGGCCCAGTCTCCTGCTCAACAGCTCCGGGTTCCGGCACCTTCTGTCCCATGACCCCCATGACCCCCATGACCCCCGTGACCGAGCGGTCTGGAATCATTCCTCAGCTGCA GAACATCGTCTCCACGGTGAACCTGGGTTGTCCTCTGAACCTCAAGTTCATCGCtctccaggccagaaacgctgAGTACAACCCCAAG CGCTTCGCTGCCGTCATCATGAGGATCCGGGAGCCTCGCACCACAGCGCTGATCTTCAGCTCGGGGAAGATGGTCTGTACCGGAGCCAAGAG CGAGGAGCAGTCGCGGCTAGCCAGCAGGAAGTACGCCCGCGTGGTCCAGAAGCTCGGCTTCCCCGCCCGCTTCATGGACTTCAAGATCCAGAACATGGTGGCGAGCTGCGACGTGTTCTTCCCCATCAGACTGGAAGGACTGGTTCTGACCCACCAGCAGTTCAGCAG CTACGAGCCCGAGCTGTTCCCGGGTCTCATCTACCGGATGGTGAAGCCTCGCATCGTGCTGCTGATCTTCGTGTCGGGGAAGGTCGTCCTGACTG GAGCCAAAGAGCGCGGCGAGATCTACGAAGCCTTCGAGAACATTTATCCCATCCTGAGAGGCTTCAGAAAGCAGTGA
- the tbpl2 gene encoding TATA box-binding protein-like 2 isoform X1 — protein sequence MDELALERYFDDSIANDSGFTAEEGLRSPSQPDPDPPQKPGDDKEADDLDLSFLPDELSTQEDAGEASPSQGLDLHMDQDSGIFPQSSADKAESWQGPPDSAATRTPTTSGPVSCSTAPGSGTFCPMTPMTPMTPVTERSGIIPQLQNIVSTVNLGCPLNLKFIALQARNAEYNPKRFAAVIMRIREPRTTALIFSSGKMVCTGAKSEEQSRLASRKYARVVQKLGFPARFMDFKIQNMVASCDVFFPIRLEGLVLTHQQFSRWEAWQRGAPLTTELFSLIVAYVPLQLRARAVPGSHLPDGEASHRAADLRVGEGRPDWSQRARRDLRSLREHLSHPERLQKAVSRRDSHRHALIDLLERRDVVSPDFST from the exons ATGGACGAGCTGGCGCTGGAGCGCTACTTTGACGATTCCATCGCAAAC GACTCTGGCTTCACGGCGGAGGAGGGTCTCCGCAGTCCCTCACAGCCGGACCCGGACCCTCCACAGAAACCTGGAGACGACAAAGAAGCCGATGATCTGGACCTGAGTTTTCTGCCAGATGAGCTCAGCACTCAAGAGGATGCGG GTGAGGCGTCACCGAGCCAAGGTTTGGACCTGCACATGGACCAGGATAGTGGGATCTTCCCCCAAAGTTCAGCAGATAAAGCAGAGTCCTGGCAGGGCCCACCGGACTCCGCAGCCACCAGGACCCCGACCACATCAGGCCCAGTCTCCTGCTCAACAGCTCCGGGTTCCGGCACCTTCTGTCCCATGACCCCCATGACCCCCATGACCCCCGTGACCGAGCGGTCTGGAATCATTCCTCAGCTGCA GAACATCGTCTCCACGGTGAACCTGGGTTGTCCTCTGAACCTCAAGTTCATCGCtctccaggccagaaacgctgAGTACAACCCCAAG CGCTTCGCTGCCGTCATCATGAGGATCCGGGAGCCTCGCACCACAGCGCTGATCTTCAGCTCGGGGAAGATGGTCTGTACCGGAGCCAAGAG CGAGGAGCAGTCGCGGCTAGCCAGCAGGAAGTACGCCCGCGTGGTCCAGAAGCTCGGCTTCCCCGCCCGCTTCATGGACTTCAAGATCCAGAACATGGTGGCGAGCTGCGACGTGTTCTTCCCCATCAGACTGGAAGGACTGGTTCTGACCCACCAGCAGTTCAGCAGGTGGGAGGCCTGGCAGCGGGGGGCGCCACTCACAACTGAACTTTTCTCATTGATTGTTGCCTACGTTCCGCTTCAGCTACGAGCCCGAGCTGTTCCCGGGTCTCATCTACCGGATGGTGAAGCCTCGCATCGTGCTGCTGATCTTCGTGTCGGGGAAGGTCGTCCTGACTG GAGCCAAAGAGCGCGGCGAGATCTACGAAGCCTTCGAGAACATTTATCCCATCCTGAGAGGCTTCAGAAAGCAGTGAGCCGCCGTGACAGCCACCGACACGCCTTGATTGATTTGTTGGAGAGACGTGATGTTGTCAGCCCAGACTTTTCTACTTga
- the atg14 gene encoding beclin 1-associated autophagy-related key regulator isoform X2 → MESSAAGLLPPLGPQGCASTARPQLCHRPPRPPPAAVMVESVDDVEGLSVAVERCPLCSTSRRRLTCARCIQAGDFIHLDGRNPERFSEKSERLRKLREENQLLQQRVLQALDRKLQADQVKWKIMSCKIKIEQLKEAVARGNEEVKSERELLLRSQEDGQRLQRRASRHQQKQEKIERHNRRLGELMERRRSELQERLETLAALRREHIAELTRHIFPIQEEKQGSRDADAAVECDPALTSSTVSELAEARRTTYLSGRWIWDDQNGETSISITGPPVTLPSNGDCSAYYSWVEEKSGSQGPELDHINPAHTVSAALCYAAQLLTILSHILDVNLPKKLCHRSHAGTTPHHVDGEKLHPHHTLRNIMFLILPDNADLGRTGPFQVSADLEESMEFVEPEADGPAEESGEETVTDEETDLGTDWETVPSPRFCDIPSQSMDLSQSALQVSQPAANAGGMISSAAASVTSWFRAYTGQR, encoded by the exons ATGGAGTCCTCGGCGGCGGGGCTCCTGCCCCCTCTCGGCCCCCAGGGTTGCGCCTCCACCGCCAGGCCGCAGCTCTGCCATCGGCCCCCGCGTCCTCCCCCAGCGGCGGTGATGGTGGAGTCGGTGGACGACGTGGAAGGTCTGTCGGTGGCAGTGGAGCGGTGCCCGCTCTGCAGCACCTCCCGGAGGAGGCTCACCTGCGCGCGCTGCATCCAGGCCGGAGACTTCATCCACCTGGACGGGAGGAACCCGGAGAG GTTCTCTGAGAAGAGCGAGCGACTGAGGAAGCTGAGGGAGGAgaaccagctgctgcagcagag GGTCCTGCAGGCTCTGGACCGGAAGCTCCAGGCCGACCAGGTG AAATGGAAGATCATGTCGTGCAAGATCAAGATCGAGCAGCTGAAGGAGGCGGTCGCCCGCGGCAACGAGGAGGTGAAAAGTG AGCgggagctgctgctgcgctCGCAGGAGGACGGCCAGCGGCTGCAGCGCCGAGCGTCCCgccaccagcagaagcaggagAAGATCGAGCGGCACAACCGGCGGCTGGGCGAGCTGATGGAGCGGCGGCGCAGCGAGCTGCAGGAGCGGCTGGAGACCCTGGCGGCGCTGCGGAGGGAGCACATCGCCGAGCTGACCCGACACATCTTCCCCAtccaggaggagaagcagggcaGCAG GGACGCCGACGCGGCGGTCGAGTGCGACCCCGCGCTGACCTCCAGCACGGTCAGCGAGCTGGCCGAGGCCCGTCGCACCACCTACCTGTCGGGCCGCTGGATCTGGGACGACCAGAACGGCGAGACCAGCATCAGCATCACCGGGCCGCCCGTCACCTTGCCCAGCAACGGAGACTGCTCGGCCTACTACAgctgggtggaggagaagagcggCAGCCAGGGCCCAG agctgGACCACATCAACCCGGCGCACACCGTCAGCGCCGCGCTCTGCTACGCCGCGCAGCTGCTCACCATCCTGTCTCACATCCTGGACGTCAACCTGCCCAAGAAGCTGTGCCACAGGTCTCACGCCGGCACGACGCCCCAC CATGTGGACGGCGAGAAGCTCCACCCCCACCACACCCTCAGGAACATCATGTTCCTCATCCTCCCTGACAACGCCGACCTGGGCAG GACGGGCCCCTTCCAGGTCAGCGCCGACTTGGAGGAGTCCATGGAGTTCGTGGAGCCCGAGGCGGACGGGCCGGCGGAGGAGAGCGGCGAGGAGACGGTGACGGACGAGGAGACGGACCTGGGCACGGACTGGGAGACGGTGCCCAGTCCTCGCTTCTGCGACATCCCGTCCCAG TCCATGGACCTGTCCCAGAGCGCCCTGCAGGTGTCGCAGCCGGCCGCCAACGCCGGGGGCATGATCTCGTCGGCCGCCGCCTCCGTCACCTCCTGGTTCCGAGCCTACACGGGTCAGCGCTGA
- the atg14 gene encoding beclin 1-associated autophagy-related key regulator isoform X1 yields the protein MESSAAGLLPPLGPQGCASTARPQLCHRPPRPPPAAVMVESVDDVEGLSVAVERCPLCSTSRRRLTCARCIQAGDFIHLDGRNPERFSEKSERLRKLREENQLLQQRVLQALDRKLQADQVKWKIMSCKIKIEQLKEAVARGNEEVKSERELLLRSQEDGQRLQRRASRHQQKQEKIERHNRRLGELMERRRSELQERLETLAALRREHIAELTRHIFPIQEEKQGSRDADAAVECDPALTSSTVSELAEARRTTYLSGRWIWDDQNGETSISITGPPVTLPSNGDCSAYYSWVEEKSGSQGPELDHINPAHTVSAALCYAAQLLTILSHILDVNLPKKLCHSEFCGDNLSRYRFTRALSKLNTNVLHLCFSQHVDGEKLHPHHTLRNIMFLILPDNADLGRTGPFQVSADLEESMEFVEPEADGPAEESGEETVTDEETDLGTDWETVPSPRFCDIPSQSMDLSQSALQVSQPAANAGGMISSAAASVTSWFRAYTGQR from the exons ATGGAGTCCTCGGCGGCGGGGCTCCTGCCCCCTCTCGGCCCCCAGGGTTGCGCCTCCACCGCCAGGCCGCAGCTCTGCCATCGGCCCCCGCGTCCTCCCCCAGCGGCGGTGATGGTGGAGTCGGTGGACGACGTGGAAGGTCTGTCGGTGGCAGTGGAGCGGTGCCCGCTCTGCAGCACCTCCCGGAGGAGGCTCACCTGCGCGCGCTGCATCCAGGCCGGAGACTTCATCCACCTGGACGGGAGGAACCCGGAGAG GTTCTCTGAGAAGAGCGAGCGACTGAGGAAGCTGAGGGAGGAgaaccagctgctgcagcagag GGTCCTGCAGGCTCTGGACCGGAAGCTCCAGGCCGACCAGGTG AAATGGAAGATCATGTCGTGCAAGATCAAGATCGAGCAGCTGAAGGAGGCGGTCGCCCGCGGCAACGAGGAGGTGAAAAGTG AGCgggagctgctgctgcgctCGCAGGAGGACGGCCAGCGGCTGCAGCGCCGAGCGTCCCgccaccagcagaagcaggagAAGATCGAGCGGCACAACCGGCGGCTGGGCGAGCTGATGGAGCGGCGGCGCAGCGAGCTGCAGGAGCGGCTGGAGACCCTGGCGGCGCTGCGGAGGGAGCACATCGCCGAGCTGACCCGACACATCTTCCCCAtccaggaggagaagcagggcaGCAG GGACGCCGACGCGGCGGTCGAGTGCGACCCCGCGCTGACCTCCAGCACGGTCAGCGAGCTGGCCGAGGCCCGTCGCACCACCTACCTGTCGGGCCGCTGGATCTGGGACGACCAGAACGGCGAGACCAGCATCAGCATCACCGGGCCGCCCGTCACCTTGCCCAGCAACGGAGACTGCTCGGCCTACTACAgctgggtggaggagaagagcggCAGCCAGGGCCCAG agctgGACCACATCAACCCGGCGCACACCGTCAGCGCCGCGCTCTGCTACGCCGCGCAGCTGCTCACCATCCTGTCTCACATCCTGGACGTCAACCTGCCCAAGAAGCTGTGCCACAG tgaGTTCTGCGGGGACAACCTGAGCCGCTACCGCTTCACCAGAGCGCTGAGCAAGCTCAACACCAATGTGCTGCACCTGTGCTTCTCGCAGCATGTGGACGGCGAGAAGCTCCACCCCCACCACACCCTCAGGAACATCATGTTCCTCATCCTCCCTGACAACGCCGACCTGGGCAG GACGGGCCCCTTCCAGGTCAGCGCCGACTTGGAGGAGTCCATGGAGTTCGTGGAGCCCGAGGCGGACGGGCCGGCGGAGGAGAGCGGCGAGGAGACGGTGACGGACGAGGAGACGGACCTGGGCACGGACTGGGAGACGGTGCCCAGTCCTCGCTTCTGCGACATCCCGTCCCAG TCCATGGACCTGTCCCAGAGCGCCCTGCAGGTGTCGCAGCCGGCCGCCAACGCCGGGGGCATGATCTCGTCGGCCGCCGCCTCCGTCACCTCCTGGTTCCGAGCCTACACGGGTCAGCGCTGA